The window TCATCTCATTATTTTGGATCGTTAAAAGAGTGGAAGTTCTTTTTTCATCCAGTTGGGCTAGTTCTTCCATTATTTCGTTTAATTTTTGATTGAAACGATTCAAATCGGGAATTTGGATACCTGCTAACACTCGTTCAAGTTCGTCCATACGAGAAGAGACATAGCGATATCGTTCCCAAAATTCCTGGATGGTATTTTCCAGCATTTTGATTTCCTTTTCTGTTCGTTTGGCCTTTTCGTAATGCCGATAATCGGGAAATCCTTCTTCTTTCAGCATCTGTTTAAATGTATTTCTTTCCAAGTCCATCTGTTTCGTTTTTTCTAATAATGTATTGGTAACTTCCTCCACACGGGATTGTAATTTTACCATACTCATGTTCAGTTCTTGATATCGTTTTTGAGCCTCGTCATAAGACTTTTGCAAAGATTCCTGATACTGGATCCGCTTTTGCAAAGCTTTTTGAAACGACGACTTTGAACGCAAATTCTCTGGTATTTGTGTGTTCATTCGTTCAATATTGGCTCGTTTCATCATCATTTGCTTTTCGATTTCATCTACAGTTTCCAAGCATTTTTCCAGAGCATTTTCCACTTGTTGTTTTTCGACTGTCAATTGCTCCGCTTCGGTTTTCAGCTCTTGTTCTTTTCGTAGAGCTTTTTTATCCTCCTGCTGCCGAAGTTTCAACTCTTGCAAACTAGATTGCTGCGAACGGATATCGGATGATAAAGACTCCTCCGAGAAATTCGGAAAAAGGTTTTCTAGTTCCTTTTGAATTTCTTCTTTTGAGTTTTCGATCGTTTTCATTTCGAGTTGTAGTTGAAAGAATCTTCTTTCCGCTTCTTGTTTGCGCCGTTCTACCTCGGCAGCCTTTTCTTTCGCGGAGTTTAGATCTTCTTCGGAAGGTAATTCCTGTTTATATTGCGCCGGAGCAGGGTGGTGAACAGAACCGCAAACAGGGCAAGGCTCATGTTCTTGCAGTTTTTGAGCCAATATTCCCGCTTGTCCATCAAACCACTCTTTTTCTAAATGCCGAACGGTCGCTTTTGCATCGAGAAGCGCTCTTTCGGTTGCCTGAAGCTGCTCATTAGCCACCGCTAATGCTGAAAGGATACGCTCTTTTCGATGTTGTTCATCTTGATATTTTAACAGCCGATTGACAATCCTTTCTGTTTTTTCGATCAAACGTTCACGCTGTAATAGGGCTAATTTCGTTTGTTCGAGTTCACTCAGCAAAGTATTTTTTTGTTCTAACCTTTCTTCGATTTTTTCCAATTGATCTGAATAGGTTTGTTTCTCTTGTTGCAGCTCTTTCCATTGGGCCTCCATCTTATCGAGAGCAATCGTTTCTTCTTCATACGATTGGATATCGTTTTCAAGGGCTTTTAAACGACTCACTGCTTCTACCGCTCTTTTTCTCTCTTCTTCTTTCGCTTGTTCTTCTTCCCAATTCTTTTGAGCTGCTGCCAGCTGAGGCTCTATTTCCGATAGTTGGTTCTGAAATATTTGTTTTCGCTTTTCAAATTCTTGAATTTCAGCATGCAAGCGTCGACACTGATTTTCTTGTTGATCCAGTTTGGCCGCTTTTTTCGCTCTTTCGACTTCCAATTGCTGTTTTTCCACTTCTTCGATTTGACGTTCAAGCTTTGTTTTTTCTTCTTCCAACTGGCGCTTTAAAGTAAATTGATCAAGGATCGCTTTTCCTTGCGTGATTTGTTCTTTCAGCTGATCACGTTGCACTTGCTTTTCCGAAATTTCACTTTTAATCGACTCATATTGGCTTCTCCACTCTTTTAACTCCGATGAAAGCAGTTCTAATATGCGTTGTGGATCCACTATTTCCTGATGAAGTGCTTCAAGAAGTTCGCTGTTTTGAGTGCGAATGCTTTTTAACAGCCGTTCTTGTTCCTGTTTTCTCTGCTGAACGATTGATTTTAGCTGGTCCGCTTCTTCTTTTAATTTTTCTTCAATTTTTTTATACAGTTCTGTATGAAACAATTTCTGCAAAATCGCTTCTTTCTCTTTGCTGTCCGAAACAAGCAGCTTGCGAAATTCTCCTTGGGGAATCATCAAAATTTGTCGAAACTGATGGGCATCCAGCTGGATTAATTCTTTGATCTTCTCCTCCGTTTCCCGAACATTGGAAGCAATGATTTGTTTCTCCCCTTGATCTGTTATACGGTAAAGCTCTGCCTTAGCATTTACTGTCGTCATACCGTCTCCTCTTGCTTTCTTCTTTTCTTGCTGAGGCGATCGGACAATGTAATAAGTTTGTCCACGCAGCGAAAACAATAAAGAAACTTCCGTCAAAGTCTCTGGATCGGCAAAATGGCTGCGAAGATCGGTTCCGCTCCGATCTTCTCCGCTCGCCTTTCCATAAATAGCAAAACAAATGCCGTCAAAAATCGTTGTTTTCCCTGCTCCTGTTTTCCCGGTTATCACAAACATGGTTCTGTTTCCTAATTTCGTGAAATCAATCACTTCTTTTCCCGCGTACGGTCCAAACGCTTGTAAAGTGAGCCGAAGAGGCCTCATGGTCACAGCACCTCCTTTTTGACGCTTTCTATGATGGTTTTCATTATGGATCTTTTCTCATCTGTAAACGGTCTAGTAGTCATCTGTTCATAAAAGCGCTGAAACAACTCTAATTCTGATACTTCTTTTTCTTTCATAATAAAATATTGTTCTTTCCTTCTTTCGTCCAAAAAATCTACTTTTCTCTCTAAATGGAGAACATTAGGATATATTTTTCGCAATTTCCCAATTGGGTCAATTAATGCTCCTTCATCCAACAGGGTAATTTTTAAGAAATCATCCGTTTTTTGCTGTTGATAAAAAGCAGGATCAAGCAGTTCATCGAGATATCCTTCCAATTCTCTTAAATCGAATTTTGGAGTCAGTTTTTCTTCTCTGATCTCAAACTGTCCGTTGTCATCCAATTCGATGATCGTTACACTTTTCTTTTGATTCGCTTCTGAAAACGAATATTTCAACAATGAACCAGAATAACGAATGGTTGGATGAGAAAGAGCGTTTGGACTGTGCAAATGTCCAAGAGCGGTATAATGGAACGGAGAAAATACATCTGCAGAAATACAACCAGAGCCACCGACAGCTAACGTCCTTTCTGAGTCCGTCGTTTTTCCTCCAAGAACGAAAGCATGACCTATTAAAATATTGATCTCATTCGGATTTAATTGTTTTTCAATTTCTCCGATGATCGCTTTCATGGCATCTTCATGCGTATGTATCGAATCATCACCCAATAATTCCCTCACGATTCCAGGTTCGCTGTAAGGAATTAAATAAAAATTAACCCCTTCTATCCGAACAGGCGTAAAATCCGTTGTGAGTTTTCCCTTTAAATAAAACTGACTGCGCCGGAACCAAGATGAACCAAACGAAAGACGTTCGGCGCTGTCATGATTACCGGAAATAGCGAGTACCGGCACTTTTAATTCAACATTGAGTTGGTATAACACTTCGTTTAACAGTTCGACCGCCTCTGTCGGTGGAACGGATCGGTCATATAAATCGCCAGCGATCAATACGGCATCCGGCTGTTCTCTTTCTACTAATTGAACAAATTGCCTTAACACTTCTCTCTGCTGTTCTGTCATATAAATTCCGTGAACAAGTTTTCCTAAGTGCCAATCGGCAGTATGAATCAATTTCATGATATCGATCACCTTTTCCTCGTTATAACTCCAAAGAAATAAAAACGTCCGCTCTTAATTGTGTTTGATAGCGGGTAAAAATGTTTCTTTCTCACAGTCGTTTTTGCCTCTAATATTCATACGAGTTTCATTGATTTCATTATAACAAAATTTCTTTCCGCCATTCTCTCAGAAGGAGTGAACGAACTCTCTTAATGGTGGAGAAAAGTTGTAGTTTTTCCATTCTTTGTCTATAATGATATCAATCAATGTTCGAATGACGGAGGTAGTCTATGCTTGTCGGCTGGTTTTCTTATTTTATTTTGCTGTGGGGAATCTTTTTGATTATAACCATTTCCATCGGCGGTTTTTTCATGTTTCGCAAATTTTTGAAACGGCTTCCGAAAGCGGACGGTAAATCCGACATGGACTGGGAAGAATATTATGTAGAGAAGACACGCCATTTATGGGATGACACCCATAAAGCCATTTTGGAAGAGCTTGTCAGTCCGGTTCCTGAACTGTTTCGAGATGTCGCCCGTCATAAAATTGCCGGCAAAATCGGAGAACTTGCTTTAAATGAACAAGCCGAACGGATGAACATGGACTTAATTATTCGGGGTTATATCATGGCCACTCCAAAAAGAGATCACAAATTTTTAAGAAAAAAGCTGACGGCAATGAATGTGGATTTATCAAAGTACGAACATTTCTTTTGAACATAGAGGAAAGGCTGGCTCTATCAGGATTGAATCCTATGAGCCAGCCTCTTTTTTGTATAAACTTTAACAGAAAAATTCATCGAACAAAATTCTCTTTTTACAGGCTATTCGTTTGAATGGGGCCATCGTTTAATTGATTCAGCATCTTTTTATACTGAATGTACATCGCAATTCTCCAAGGAACAATCATCGAAAATGCCAGCAAGAAGAACATTCCGCTCAGCTGACCTACATGAATAGTAGTACTTAAAATGGCTTTTACGATCAATCGAACAATTAAAAGCGTCACTAAAATATAAACGAAAGCTTTTGATCGTTTTAAATAAATTTCATTATCACGAATTTCAAATCTCGACGTTTTAATTAAAATAATGGAACAAAGCATTCCAAGCATAATGGATTCCATCATTTCCATTGGTGTTATCCGAAATTGCGGAAACAAATACATCAAACTGCCAGTGCTCATAAAAATCGGCGGCAAAATGATTTTCTTAACGGATGTTGGCTTTTTAGCTGCTTTTAATCGAATCATGATGACGGAAACACCCATCACTACAGCAAAGATAGATGAAGCGATTAACCACATCTGAATCACCTTTTTTCAAATTTTTAAAACGTTTTTTTCGTACAAACTATATGAACAATGATCGGTTTTGATTCACACGCTCCATTTCTTTCAGTTTGTCGATAAGAAATTTTTTTATGAATGTAGATTTGCACGAACTATTATATAACATTTTGATGATGAAAACAAAAAATTACCTTATTTTGAGTCAGTCAAGACTTTGTGGGAATTTTTTTGGTTCGCTGAAAATAGATGTAAGTCATAGGTTAGCGAACCATTTTTTTGAATTTCATCCGTAAGCGCTTTCGGACTCTCATCCCTTGCCATGACAGACGAATATGTATACCTTTTTTTACCATCCCTTGAATTCAGACAGGGCATGATAGATCGGAGTCCCGGACGATTGCTGTAAATATGGCACGTTATTCCGCGTTACCTCTGGAAGAAGACGGCGGATGCGTTGTTTCGCCTTGTTCACGATCGTCTGTTTGGTAGATGCCGTTTCCTCCGCCGGATGCGACGATTCTTCTCCTAAACGATGTCCGAAAAGACGAATCCCATCCATCCGGGCAATCATTGCCTTGAAAAACGCCCTGAGTCCCTTGTCTGTCCAACTGCGGCGGTATTTCACCCGATACGCCAGCTGGCTCATCACGCTTTCAGCCCTCCCCATCGGATACATGCCCGTTGTGTCCACTCCTTGCTCCTTCAGCCATTCCCGGTAATCACGGATGCATCCCGGCATCGATTCGATCCGGTGGATCAAGGCAGCCAGCTGTTGTTCTTTCGCTTCGTCCCCCAGCGTGCCGAGGGCGCTGTTCAGTTCCACAAGCAGCTTCTCTTCATCCTGCTTCGCCAGCTTTTGCCGAATCGCCTGCCACCGTGGATGGCCCGAGAGGCATTGGCGCAACTCACGCGCCACGTGGAATCGATCCAATTGGAAGCAGACCCGTCCTTTGAAATACTCCCGGCACGCGGTAATCCATGGAGCGCCGTCCCCGTTGATGACAAGAAGATCCCGACACGGATCATAGGCATATTCGTTCATCAAAAATTCCTCGAAGCCTTCCCACACCTCCCCCTTGCCTTCATGGACGTAATGGCGCTGATTCACGAATTCGATCCGTGAGCCGTTGCGCTTCCATCCTTCGTGAACGGTCAGGATTTTGTCTTCCTTGGCCCGTTTTCCCTTCCCTTGGAGAGAGACAAACAGTCCATCGGCCTCCACAAACAGCACCCGTCCATATCGCTGGTCAACCGGGCAGTGCAGCGGAACTTCAGCCTCGAGCACCAACTGGCGGATCGTCTCATGGCTCATCACCGGATACCCGACCATCTGGGCAAGCGTATGAGCCGCTTTGCGATAGGAAGAGCACTCCACAGCCAATCCCATCGCCGTTTCTTCTAGACAAGGGCTGATTGACTGCGATCCATCAAACGCTAAAAAGGAATCAAGCAAAAACGTGTAACGGTTTTGTTCTCGGTCTAAATAGTAGTTTCGCTCAAAGGTAACTTCGCCAAACAAGGTTTGAATCGTGGTGCGTCGTTTGTCTTTCAAGTGGTACCGGCGCTTGTCCCGGGTTTCCGCCAATTGTCGGTCGATGTCCTCCAACAGAGCCGTAAACAGCTCGGTGAAGGCGTTTTGCAAGGCTCGAAACAAATCAAGTTCGATCTCTTTCCATGTCAACGAATTTGTGGTAAGATGTTGTTGAATATTCATGGGACTCTCTCCTCCTGTTTGATGGTGTGAACAATGATCATCTTACCAGGGAGAGAGTCCTTTTTTCATGTTTCCTGCTTGGGATCCTACCGCACTTTGCTTGGTGGCCCCGATGAGGGGGATTGCGAACCTACGTTCCCAACCCCCTCATCGGGGAATTCTAAGAATTTCTCCCACAAACATTTTACTCACACCCTTATTTTTCAATTCATTCTTTTTTAATACCTCTTTTCAAGAACGATGAATCGTTTTCGAAATGATATTTATTAAAACGGCACCATTTTTTGGCTAA of the Bacillus smithii genome contains:
- a CDS encoding AAA family ATPase, translating into MRPLRLTLQAFGPYAGKEVIDFTKLGNRTMFVITGKTGAGKTTIFDGICFAIYGKASGEDRSGTDLRSHFADPETLTEVSLLFSLRGQTYYIVRSPQQEKKKARGDGMTTVNAKAELYRITDQGEKQIIASNVRETEEKIKELIQLDAHQFRQILMIPQGEFRKLLVSDSKEKEAILQKLFHTELYKKIEEKLKEEADQLKSIVQQRKQEQERLLKSIRTQNSELLEALHQEIVDPQRILELLSSELKEWRSQYESIKSEISEKQVQRDQLKEQITQGKAILDQFTLKRQLEEEKTKLERQIEEVEKQQLEVERAKKAAKLDQQENQCRRLHAEIQEFEKRKQIFQNQLSEIEPQLAAAQKNWEEEQAKEEERKRAVEAVSRLKALENDIQSYEEETIALDKMEAQWKELQQEKQTYSDQLEKIEERLEQKNTLLSELEQTKLALLQRERLIEKTERIVNRLLKYQDEQHRKERILSALAVANEQLQATERALLDAKATVRHLEKEWFDGQAGILAQKLQEHEPCPVCGSVHHPAPAQYKQELPSEEDLNSAKEKAAEVERRKQEAERRFFQLQLEMKTIENSKEEIQKELENLFPNFSEESLSSDIRSQQSSLQELKLRQQEDKKALRKEQELKTEAEQLTVEKQQVENALEKCLETVDEIEKQMMMKRANIERMNTQIPENLRSKSSFQKALQKRIQYQESLQKSYDEAQKRYQELNMSMVKLQSRVEEVTNTLLEKTKQMDLERNTFKQMLKEEGFPDYRHYEKAKRTEKEIKMLENTIQEFWERYRYVSSRMDELERVLAGIQIPDLNRFNQKLNEIMEELAQLDEKRTSTLLTIQNNEMIYQNVTDINKELEQLEEQYKTFGHLYEITKGQNPHRLTFERYVLAAFLDDILLSANERLAKMTGGRYRMLRKRERSKGNVQSGLELLIYDQYTGQTRHVKTLSGGESFKASLSLALGMADVVQSYAGGISLETMFIDEGFGTLDPESLDQAIEALMDIQDSGRLVGIISHVPELKERIDARLEVISTQNGSHTKFHIFY
- a CDS encoding exonuclease SbcCD subunit D, producing the protein MKLIHTADWHLGKLVHGIYMTEQQREVLRQFVQLVEREQPDAVLIAGDLYDRSVPPTEAVELLNEVLYQLNVELKVPVLAISGNHDSAERLSFGSSWFRRSQFYLKGKLTTDFTPVRIEGVNFYLIPYSEPGIVRELLGDDSIHTHEDAMKAIIGEIEKQLNPNEINILIGHAFVLGGKTTDSERTLAVGGSGCISADVFSPFHYTALGHLHSPNALSHPTIRYSGSLLKYSFSEANQKKSVTIIELDDNGQFEIREEKLTPKFDLRELEGYLDELLDPAFYQQQKTDDFLKITLLDEGALIDPIGKLRKIYPNVLHLERKVDFLDERRKEQYFIMKEKEVSELELFQRFYEQMTTRPFTDEKRSIMKTIIESVKKEVL
- a CDS encoding DUF2621 domain-containing protein, which encodes MLVGWFSYFILLWGIFLIITISIGGFFMFRKFLKRLPKADGKSDMDWEEYYVEKTRHLWDDTHKAILEELVSPVPELFRDVARHKIAGKIGELALNEQAERMNMDLIIRGYIMATPKRDHKFLRKKLTAMNVDLSKYEHFF
- a CDS encoding CcdC family protein; this encodes MWLIASSIFAVVMGVSVIMIRLKAAKKPTSVKKIILPPIFMSTGSLMYLFPQFRITPMEMMESIMLGMLCSIILIKTSRFEIRDNEIYLKRSKAFVYILVTLLIVRLIVKAILSTTIHVGQLSGMFFLLAFSMIVPWRIAMYIQYKKMLNQLNDGPIQTNSL
- a CDS encoding ISLre2 family transposase, whose amino-acid sequence is MNIQQHLTTNSLTWKEIELDLFRALQNAFTELFTALLEDIDRQLAETRDKRRYHLKDKRRTTIQTLFGEVTFERNYYLDREQNRYTFLLDSFLAFDGSQSISPCLEETAMGLAVECSSYRKAAHTLAQMVGYPVMSHETIRQLVLEAEVPLHCPVDQRYGRVLFVEADGLFVSLQGKGKRAKEDKILTVHEGWKRNGSRIEFVNQRHYVHEGKGEVWEGFEEFLMNEYAYDPCRDLLVINGDGAPWITACREYFKGRVCFQLDRFHVARELRQCLSGHPRWQAIRQKLAKQDEEKLLVELNSALGTLGDEAKEQQLAALIHRIESMPGCIRDYREWLKEQGVDTTGMYPMGRAESVMSQLAYRVKYRRSWTDKGLRAFFKAMIARMDGIRLFGHRLGEESSHPAEETASTKQTIVNKAKQRIRRLLPEVTRNNVPYLQQSSGTPIYHALSEFKGW